DNA sequence from the Brevundimonas sp. NIBR10 genome:
GGGCGATCTTCGCGTTTCCTCGAAATCTCGGCCGGGTATGGCTCTCGCTCCGCGAGCCTCCGGATCACCTGAAGGGTCAGCCATGGCTGCCCACCCGCCGCTGCATCCCGATGGTCCGCTCAGCCTCGCGCTGGCCGTTGTGGGATCCTCGACGGCCCCGCTGCTGCTTCTTGACCAGTCCCTGAAGGTCATCGCCGCCAGCACGTCCTTCTGTCGTACGTTCGACATCGACCCGGATCGGATCGTCGATCGCTTCCTGGGCGAGATCGGAATCGGCGAATGGAACAGGCCCCAACTGCGGGTGCTGCTTGAGGCCACAGCCGACGGTGACGCCGCCATCGACGCCTATGAGATGGATTTGAAGGGCCCACGCCAGGGCGTTCGCAAACTGGTCATCAACGCCCAGCGGCTCGTCTATTCCGATACCGATCCTGTCCGCCTGCTGTTGACGATCCAGGATGTCACCGATGCGCGCGCCGACAGCCAACTGCGTGACGACCTGCTGCGCGAGAAGGCCGTCCTGTTGCAGGAGCTTCAGCACCGTGTCGCCAACAGCCTGCAGATCATCGCCAGCGTCATCCTGCAAAGCGCCAAGAAGACCACCTCCGACGAGACCAGACTGCATCTG
Encoded proteins:
- a CDS encoding histidine kinase dimerization/phosphoacceptor domain -containing protein is translated as MAAHPPLHPDGPLSLALAVVGSSTAPLLLLDQSLKVIAASTSFCRTFDIDPDRIVDRFLGEIGIGEWNRPQLRVLLEATADGDAAIDAYEMDLKGPRQGVRKLVINAQRLVYSDTDPVRLLLTIQDVTDARADSQLRDDLLREKAVLLQELQHRVANSLQIIASVILQSAKKTTSDETRLHLTDAHSRVMSVAALQQQLATSRLGEVELAPYFIQLCKSIGASMIHDPTRLSLRVEADESSTTADVSVSLGLIVTELVINALKHAFPGGRSGTIVVGYSSHGPNWTLTVRDDGVGMPKDAASATPGLGTSIVEALGKQLHARIQVESPGHGTMVSVIHSQLEAVQNPSLSASGTP